Within Candidatus Thorarchaeota archaeon, the genomic segment ATAATCCGATCTGGTTAGCAATTCTCGAATTAGCATATGAACATAAGCGGCATGTTACTCCGGCTATTTTGCATACCCAACTGTTGAAACGAAAGCTTCCCATAAAATCTGCTAAGCTGCTTATTGAACGTCTTGTCGAATTAGGGCTCTTGGACAACAAATATAAATTAACGGAAGAAGGACTCGAAACGTACGAGTCCAAGAGAATCCCGGATCCGCAAACAGGAACATATACTATCAAATTTGCAAGAGATTCCCTTCTCCCTCAAATTATTGTGGACTGCGAAGGACCATTCCCACCACGCTTTGACAAACGACGGATTAATAAAACACAAATTACTACGGATGAAATAGATACGTTGTTGTTTGATACCATCGGGAAGACAATAATTGTGGGTGCGTCCTCAAAGCCTATCCAAATTATGGAGGTTAAAGAAAGAGGAACTAAACTCGATACTGAATATGCAACCCTTCAGCTGATGTATTATCCGGACAAGTCGCCAGAATTATTGTTAATTCAATCTGATTCAAAAGGTATCAACATGCCAATACCCAAGAAACTGGCCTCGCTAAAATTTAAAGAAATTTGTAATATAGTTTATTCACAAATCAATGGCTGGGATAGAAAGACCGAAAAAGTGTTAGTACCATTCAAAGGCCTCGAACCATCAGAACGACGAACGTTTAGAAAGAGATTCACTATCAAAAGGCCTACTATACCAGACTATGGGACATTTAATAGCGTTTTAACTCCGCCTCTAAATATCGAGCCTCAATCATCAGCGGATGCCCAAGAATGGATTGATTGGTATATTGAAGATCAGTTGCCACCAACATATCTTCGTAGTCAAACCTATGCGAAGTTCATTACAAAAGTAAAACACACTTTTCCGACACGTTATGATGTTACAATACCAGATCGTCATACTCTGGCGAGAAAATTGATGAAAACTAACCGCACTAAAGGATGGTTGCTTCAAGCACCCATTGATCTATTGTTGAGGTGAATTAAATGACTCTGCCATTTGAAAAGAAATTTACATACCATGTTGACAATAGTGACAAGACTGTAACCTCAGCATGGTTCGGACGTGAAGTAAAGTCTTGGGAAATTGATTTGCAGTCACGGGTACTTATGGGTGGGAAGAGCGGTGGATCTCTAAAACGAAAAGTTTTGGAAATTATAACCAAGTCTAAAGAAGTCATTGCACTCTGCTCATTTATTCTGGGTGACAAGGAAATCATTGATGCATTAATGGATGCTGCTGGTCGAGATGTACGTGTATATATTTTGACTGCATCAGAGCAAAGACTACGACAATCCATGTCTAACGATCCTGATGACTTACAGGAACGAATGAGAAAAGAGCACGAATCTATGTTGGATTTGCTTGCTGGAACCGTCTTGCTTAGAGATGCAGAAACACATGCCAAATTCATTATTTCTGATTCAAAGACCGACAATCGTATGGGTGTTCTTTCTACAGCCAATTTTACAACTGAGGCCTTTGAACATCCCGAGTTAGGAGTGGTTCTAAACAATGCAGAAATATCCCATCTCTACAAGATTTTTGTTTCTGCTTGGTGGACTTTAGCAGAGCATGAACTACTTGGTAAAAAACGTTTGAATAACATCCGACCTATTGTGCCCCCTATTGATGATGATGTAGACAGATTGATTTCTCAAATTGGTTCCTTTAGGATAACATTTCCCCACCGCAAGACTTCCCTGCGTGAAGAAATCATACGACTGATTCGAGAGAGTGCTACAACTATTTACATTTCAACCTACGGAATCTCAGACGATGACGATGAAGTATATACACAGCTTGAAGATGCTCTAGCATCGGGTAAATCAGTAAATCTTCTTATCCGACCTAGGGCAAAAACGACTCCGATTGTAGAACGGCTCGTACGTAAAGGCGCAGAAGTCAGAGGCCTAGACTGGTTGCATGCAAAAGTAGTTGTTTCGGATACGGTCAAAGGTGTGAATGCTCTGATAATGACCGCTAATCTTGAGAAAATTAGTTTGCAGGATGGATATGAGGTGGGTTTCATCCTGCCGAAACGTCATGCAGTTACACTCTTGAAGATTATAAAACATTGGTGGGATAATGCGAATTGGGACTACGCTCTATCAAGAAGGTATCGTGACTGCGTAGGAAAGTATATGATTTTTCATAATGGCCAACCTGAACAACGTACAATCAAAAAGAAGCGTGTCGTAGATCTTGGTGAAATTGCCCTAGCTGACCTTGCGGATTATTATTCGTTCAGACCTAATTTTCCTGAAACAAATGATGCCATTGCGGTGACGTATCAATGGAAGATTACTCCACCAATTCTACCCTCAATATGCAAGCCAATTACTGATTCTAAATATCCACATCTATCACTATGGGAGCGGAAAAAAGGGAAGTTGTACATTGCCATTAAATCAGAGAAGGAACTCAAAGAGGTGTTGAGTGTTGATCGTCCTCCAAATGCTAAAATTGTACTTCATACCGAGTAAAAGAAATATCCGCCAACTATTTGAACGGAATTATATTATATGTTAAGTTGTTTGTTAATCTAACGTAAAATCTGTACTTATTTAACAGGTATGATGAATCATTGATTACTCGGTAGTTGAATTGTTCATTCGGGTAGCATGTGTCCGTGGGGGATATAACAATAATTCTATGGTGACTAACGGTTGAGCACAATTGCCATCCGACTCAACCATCCACTATCGTCCTTGTTTCTAGTTGATAGCCGAAGACTTTCAGTATCCCAGCTCTCACCTTTTTTCCCCTGCCAAATCCCTTCGATAACAATCCATTGAGATTTACTCCACCGTAGTCTGATGACTCCCATTTGAACTGCAAGAACATATAGTAAATCACAGAGGTCGTTCCAATGTGCACTGAATCTTTGATTAGTAAGTTGTTGCCGATCCAATCGAACCGCCATTATCTCTTGGTTAACACATTTGCTCACAAAGTCTGTGTCCTCACTAATTGCAAGAATATCGATTCTATTTTGTTGTGAATGGCGTGCAAGGGCATTGATAATTTTATCATCTGAAACGGCAGAGGTTATCCTTACACACCTTGGACTTGCTCTCATCTTTTTTGATTCAACATCCCCGAGTCGGAAAATTCTGTCCTTTGTCGCAAGCTGGTTCGTGAAATTTCTAAAATTATACCAATCTACTGAAAACAGTTTTTGCAAATCTACAATATCCCTATTTCGATATTTTCTATCGTATTTTTTTATCTCATCTATTATCCCTGTTGTAATAATGTATCTGGCTCCACCAGTTCTAAGTAATTGTTTTTTACTTTTTATAGATCGTTCGAGAATGCTATAGTATCGCCGATTCAATGCAACTGTGTCAAAGGCAATCCAACAAGGTTTTTCTCCACTATAGACATCTCTTGAAAGAGCCTCTTCTACCTTCTTTAGCAGTTTATCCCATCCTTGTGGATTGACTACTCCTGATGAAAACAAAGCCTCAGTAACCTTTGCATGTTTAAATTCGTATTTTTGAGCGTTTTTTGTAAAGTCCTCAGGTGATACTGTTTTTATTATTTCCGCAGTTGGTTTGTTGCGTGAAATCTTTATTTCAAAAAGTGGTGCAATACTAAACGGAGTATCAATCTTGAATTCTATGACTTCATTAGATGCCATCCAATTCAATATAGCTATTAATTTTGGAGCCGCCAACTGTACATACTTCATGTTGTGACCCCCCTCTTAAAGTCAACAAGCTTCACGAATGCTTCGGGGATTAGAGGATAGTCTCGATTTGTATATGCATCGTCTAAAAGGTGAAGGTAAAATATCGACTCGACGTTTTCGGAAATTCCGACTTTGAGACCTATTGCTGAAGCAAATTTACGTCCGGGAGTAATATCAATGACGCGCGGTTTGTTTGAATGTGCATGTACCTCTTTCTGAAACTTTTCTGCAAAACCGCTGTAATCTATTTCGTTGCACACTTCAACACTCAGACGGATTGACAAATCATATGCTTCATTGAATTTCTCTAGCCACTTCTCAAAATTGGAGAACGCCAAGTCAAGTTGATCGATGATTCTTTGCTTTCCGCTTTCCGGAATCAATCTAAATAAAATAATCTTGTTTGGTTGCCAGTTGTATTTAAGGTATGCCGCCCATATTGTATTAAGAACCGCATGTGGACTTAATCCAATTGTAGTAAACCAATACCCCTCTGTCATAACCTTAACTCCTTTGTAATTAGCTATCTTTGAACCGTTATCCTTCAAAAAGATTTTGAGCTGTTTGGCCCTGTGTGAAAAGTCGATGAATGTGTATGAATCCTCTCGACCTGTATCACATGGTGCATTCGGATTCAAGACTCCACATACATAGTTTGCATTGATCCGTTCATGACTACAGACTTTTCACACAGATTCGTAGGTCTCGGAAAGCTTATCTGCTTTGGGGCCCATATCTTTCTTGGACGGCGGATGGACTTCATGCCGCTTGGTGGTAATAATATCCCACTTTGGCCGTGACTCGTGCACCGATCCGAATGTCCGTAAAATGAGGAGATTCGGCTCTCACCCAAGTGGTTCAGAGAGAGGTGTTAAAAGCGCGAGGTGTGGAGAAAGTCACGTTCATCAGATGTATGAATACGAGTCTAAGAGCCTTAAGGCACGATTCGTAGTCTATCCCCGTCCACCTTCTTCTATTAACGCTCGAAGTTTCCACTCTTGAGTATGAATACTTGTCGATCATCATTTCTGTCGTGAATCTTTTTTCGCGAGTCGTAAAAATCCATAACCTTAAAGCACATGAGATAAGTATGAAATGTAGGCAAGGCTGCCATTCAAACTGTCTACCTGTTACCTCTCTGGGGGCTACTGGGCGTGACTCTTTGTCTAAACAGCTCTGCTGATTCATACCACAGTGAACAACCATGAGTGAAGTTAGAGAGCCCGTTTTGGCTACTGTTTCAGAACTGAAACCGAGAATGAAAAATCTCACAGTATCGTTCAAAGTTATTGAGAAAGGTGAAGCCCGCGAGGTGGTCTCACGTAAGGATCAGAGCACCCATCGAGTGCTTGATGCAGTTGTCGGTGATGGGACCGCAATTGTTACAATGCCACTCTGGGATGATACCATTGACCAAGTTGAGAGCGAAAAGAGCTACAAGTTGGAGAATGGCTATACTACCCTCTTCCAAGGACACCTCCGATTGAATATTGGCAGATATGGTGTTCTCAGTGAGGCTGAGGAACCGATTGAGACCGTAAATACGGAACTTGATATGTCTGAACAGGAGCACGAGCGTCCTGAACGCCGCTATTACTCTGGAGGAAGACGTGATTCCTACGGTGGGTACGGTGGCGGTTCTCGCGGCGGTGACTATCGCGGTCGTGGCGGTCGAGATCGACGCGGCGGCAGGGACAGAGGCCGTGGAAGACGCTACTAGTTTATGAAATAATCGCCGGGATCGATATTTTCTCCGATCCCGGGGACTCTCCCTCCTTTTTCTATTCCATGTTATTTTTTGGTCTTGGACTCAAGTGCCTTGACCAGAATATCGACCACATCCAATGTTCCAAGTTGGATGCCTGCTAGTTCGGCTCCCGAACTAAGGTTGGTTTCACAGAATGGGCATGCTGTCGCGATAATATCCGCACCTGTTGCTTCAGCCTCTTTGACTCTGCTTGCAGCAATTCGTTTTGAGAGATCAGAGTCGTAGGAGCGAAGACCACCTCCCGCACCACAACACTTTGCTTTGTCGTGGTGTGTTTCCATCTCGACCAAAGTGACACCTGGAATTGCCGTGAGAATATCTCTTGGAGAGTCGTAAACGTTCATCTCACGACCGAGGTGGCAGGGGTCATGGTAGGTGATGGTCATCTCCTCGTCCATGTCTGTAGGTTGAAGTCTGCCCTGCTCAATGAGTTCTTTGGCGAGATCTACAACATGGACGACCTCGGGCATCTCTATCCCAAGTTCCTCATAGTCCTTCTTCAAGGTCTTGAAGCAACCCGCGCAGGAGACAATGATCCGTTGTACTCCGGCCTCTTTGAATCTCTTAGCGGCCTCTTGGGCATTCTCCACTGCCTTGTCCATTTTTCCGGTCCTCATCATGACCGATCCGCAGCATGGTTCATTCTCCATCACGGCGAAGTCTATGCCTGCGATGTGAAGGATACGTGCAGTGTTCCTTGCAACACGCGGATTCCGAAGGGCTGCTGTGCAACCTGCAAAATAGATGGTCTCACCAGTTGTCGGGATCGAAAAGTCAAGTTCTCTGGTCCATTCCCGTTTTTTGTCAGCAGGCTCATCATACGGATTGTCTTTCTCAAAGATATTGTCCGCCAACGAGTCCCTCACTTTGATAGGCACATCAAGAATCGCTCGAACTTGTTCAATGACTCTGTTAGGTTCGAACTCTGCGGGGCAGATCTGTGTACAGTTTCCACACAGGGTGCATTGGAATAACGCCTCCGCATTCTCGGCTGTCTTTTCGAGTCGTCCTTCTACGAGCGCCAATGCTACCATAATCTTGCCACGCATGGCATCGGTCTCAAATCCACTTGTATTCTCCCAGACGGGGCAAATCCCATTGAAGCCTTTTGCCTCATAGACCGCCTCTCGGCAGAGACCACAGCGGCGACACTGGAGCATCTCTTCATGAAGTTCATCGATGTCAATCTGTGCCATTATTCTTCGCCTCCTAGGATATGCGGATTCAGAATATTATTCGGATCCATCTCCTTTTTCATCCGCTTGACGAGATTGAGATAGTCTGTCATTTCAGGAACATCCTTGAACCAATACGGTGCGATCTTGAAGGGGACTGCCCCAACCTTGAACACCTGCTCGGCTAACCACGTATGCATTGCACGGACCTTCTCCTCGTCCTCTTTATCAGCCGGATCAAAATAGAGGTGAGGATAGAAGTTAAAGCTCGCATGTCCTGTTGCAAAGCCCGCTGTTTGTCCGAGTATTCCGAACTTATCGAGGCCTTCCCAGATTTTTTCTATGACATAATGCCAATGCATGGGGGTATGATGATGATACAATATTCTCCAATGCCAACCGTGAGCATACGACGCTCTAGCAAATGTTCTGAGTCGATCTTCCCACTCGCCTCTTGGGAACTCGGGAATATTAATCACAAAGCCATCAAGGTTCTCGCAAATCTCACGAGCCATTGCAGCATCGGACTGCATCACATCTTTCCGGACATGACCAATGATGAGCGAGACCGTATACGGCGGCCAGTCGTATTTGGGAATGCCATACTCTTCTCCAAGCATCTCCATAAAGAAATCAAGGATTTGCCCCTCGTATAATGATATGAAGAGCGTATTGACATCATTCTGTTTGAGTTCGTGAATAAAACGTTCGGCCTGTTCTGCGGTCTCAAAGCCATACGTGTTGTAATCAAAGAACTGCATTCGTTTGTATGTCTTGACGGAGATAGTGGTGATAATTCCAAACATTCCCAATGAACCAATGAAGAGTCCTGTGATATCGGGGCCAAACGAGTACCTGAGGTATGGTCCTGGGGCATTTGGGTTACCCTCTGCGCCTGTCTTGATAATCTCACCAGTTGGCAATACCACTGTCAATCCAAGGACCATCTCTGCAATGCTTCCGTATTTTGATGATCCGGGTCCTGCACCATTTACAACGACATTACCCGCCACTGTGCAGGCTAACGATGACTCGGGATAGACTGGGACCCAGAGGCCGTGCTGATTCAAGAATTTATCGAGTTGGCCGAACGTGACTCCTGCTCCTACTCGTACAGAACGCAGATCCTCAAAGAGGGTGATCTCTTTGAGTCTGAGAAGCTCGA encodes:
- a CDS encoding (Fe-S)-binding protein; translated protein: MAQIDIDELHEEMLQCRRCGLCREAVYEAKGFNGICPVWENTSGFETDAMRGKIMVALALVEGRLEKTAENAEALFQCTLCGNCTQICPAEFEPNRVIEQVRAILDVPIKVRDSLADNIFEKDNPYDEPADKKREWTRELDFSIPTTGETIYFAGCTAALRNPRVARNTARILHIAGIDFAVMENEPCCGSVMMRTGKMDKAVENAQEAAKRFKEAGVQRIIVSCAGCFKTLKKDYEELGIEMPEVVHVVDLAKELIEQGRLQPTDMDEEMTITYHDPCHLGREMNVYDSPRDILTAIPGVTLVEMETHHDKAKCCGAGGGLRSYDSDLSKRIAASRVKEAEATGADIIATACPFCETNLSSGAELAGIQLGTLDVVDILVKALESKTKK
- a CDS encoding FAD-binding oxidoreductase, which gives rise to MDKKIVKEIAAIVGEEYVSTRQDVLLTYSQSASTGFDGAMPDLVVKPGSTEEVAAIVKIANRYKIPVTPRSGGTSLQGEVIPKYGGIVIELLRLKEITLFEDLRSVRVGAGVTFGQLDKFLNQHGLWVPVYPESSLACTVAGNVVVNGAGPGSSKYGSIAEMVLGLTVVLPTGEIIKTGAEGNPNAPGPYLRYSFGPDITGLFIGSLGMFGIITTISVKTYKRMQFFDYNTYGFETAEQAERFIHELKQNDVNTLFISLYEGQILDFFMEMLGEEYGIPKYDWPPYTVSLIIGHVRKDVMQSDAAMAREICENLDGFVINIPEFPRGEWEDRLRTFARASYAHGWHWRILYHHHTPMHWHYVIEKIWEGLDKFGILGQTAGFATGHASFNFYPHLYFDPADKEDEEKVRAMHTWLAEQVFKVGAVPFKIAPYWFKDVPEMTDYLNLVKRMKKEMDPNNILNPHILGGEE
- a CDS encoding single-stranded DNA-binding protein, with product MSEVREPVLATVSELKPRMKNLTVSFKVIEKGEAREVVSRKDQSTHRVLDAVVGDGTAIVTMPLWDDTIDQVESEKSYKLENGYTTLFQGHLRLNIGRYGVLSEAEEPIETVNTELDMSEQEHERPERRYYSGGRRDSYGGYGGGSRGGDYRGRGGRDRRGGRDRGRGRRY
- a CDS encoding phospholipase D-like domain-containing protein, translated to MTLPFEKKFTYHVDNSDKTVTSAWFGREVKSWEIDLQSRVLMGGKSGGSLKRKVLEIITKSKEVIALCSFILGDKEIIDALMDAAGRDVRVYILTASEQRLRQSMSNDPDDLQERMRKEHESMLDLLAGTVLLRDAETHAKFIISDSKTDNRMGVLSTANFTTEAFEHPELGVVLNNAEISHLYKIFVSAWWTLAEHELLGKKRLNNIRPIVPPIDDDVDRLISQIGSFRITFPHRKTSLREEIIRLIRESATTIYISTYGISDDDDEVYTQLEDALASGKSVNLLIRPRAKTTPIVERLVRKGAEVRGLDWLHAKVVVSDTVKGVNALIMTANLEKISLQDGYEVGFILPKRHAVTLLKIIKHWWDNANWDYALSRRYRDCVGKYMIFHNGQPEQRTIKKKRVVDLGEIALADLADYYSFRPNFPETNDAIAVTYQWKITPPILPSICKPITDSKYPHLSLWERKKGKLYIAIKSEKELKEVLSVDRPPNAKIVLHTE